From the genome of Scytonema hofmannii PCC 7110, one region includes:
- a CDS encoding clan AA aspartic protease has protein sequence MIHGTVVGLQARIGVILLPPEHSAIEIECVVDTGFEGFLTLPPSVIADLDLPYLININANLANNSTVETDVHLATIVWNGVERNVAVLAMGRRPLIGTALLEDYHLSIDFCEGGTVLVDDIL, from the coding sequence GTGATACATGGAACTGTAGTTGGACTTCAAGCAAGAATAGGTGTAATTCTTCTTCCTCCAGAACATTCGGCTATAGAAATTGAGTGTGTTGTTGATACAGGGTTTGAAGGTTTCTTAACCTTGCCGCCCTCTGTCATTGCCGATCTTGATTTGCCTTACCTCATCAACATTAATGCAAACCTTGCTAATAACTCCACTGTGGAAACTGATGTTCATTTGGCAACAATTGTATGGAATGGTGTGGAGCGTAATGTTGCAGTGCTAGCGATGGGTCGTCGTCCACTCATTGGAACGGCGTTGCTCGAAGATTATCATCTTAGTATAGATTTTTGTGAGGGTGGTACAGTTCTAGTTGATGACATTTTGTAA
- the cas1 gene encoding CRISPR-associated endonuclease Cas1 yields the protein MAAIYLIEQGTSIYKDHQRFIIHVSEKPKLEIPIREVEQIMIFGNIQLSTPVINACLHEKIAVLFLNQSGQYHGHLASEESTNLDNHLVQMERRNHDEFQFHVSKAVVYGKLINSKQLLIRFNRKRKIAAVEKAIYGISQDIDSLDLVDDLDSLRGYEGITAARYFPAFGELITNPNFEFSLRNRQPPTDPINSLLSFGYTLLFNNVMSFIIAEGLSPYIGNFHYGERQKPYLAFDLMEEFRSVIVDSLVLKIINNFVFKTQDFDVLSSTGGVYLNQSSRRVFLKQFETRMNEETSHPDLQSQVTYRHAIQLQVRRYKRCLLSGTPYEAFLRPT from the coding sequence ATGGCTGCAATTTATCTGATTGAGCAAGGAACAAGTATTTATAAAGACCACCAACGTTTTATTATTCATGTCAGCGAAAAGCCAAAACTCGAAATCCCAATTCGAGAAGTTGAGCAAATCATGATTTTTGGCAATATTCAACTTTCAACTCCTGTGATTAACGCTTGTTTACACGAAAAAATTGCCGTATTATTTCTCAATCAATCGGGTCAATATCACGGACATTTAGCGAGTGAGGAGTCCACAAATCTCGATAATCATTTAGTCCAAATGGAACGACGTAATCATGATGAATTTCAATTTCATGTATCTAAAGCAGTTGTTTACGGAAAGTTAATCAATTCTAAGCAGCTATTAATACGATTTAACCGCAAGCGGAAAATTGCAGCAGTTGAGAAGGCGATATATGGTATTAGTCAAGATATTGATTCTCTGGATTTAGTTGATGATTTAGATTCTCTGCGTGGTTATGAAGGAATTACAGCCGCTCGATATTTCCCAGCATTTGGGGAGTTAATTACCAATCCCAATTTTGAGTTTTCTCTTCGCAACCGTCAACCACCTACTGACCCGATCAATTCCTTGTTAAGTTTCGGTTATACTCTTTTGTTTAACAACGTCATGAGTTTTATTATTGCTGAAGGGCTTTCTCCTTATATTGGTAACTTTCACTATGGAGAAAGGCAAAAGCCTTATTTAGCTTTTGACCTCATGGAGGAATTTAGGTCTGTGATTGTTGATAGTTTAGTTTTGAAAATCATCAATAACTTTGTGTTTAAAACTCAAGATTTTGATGTGTTGTCGAGTACAGGGGGGGTATATTTGAATCAATCTTCTAGGCGAGTTTTTCTGAAACAGTTTGAAACCCGTATGAATGAAGAAACATCCCACCCAGATTTGCAATCTCAAGTTACCTATCGTCATGCAATTCAATTGCAAGTCAGACGTTACAAGCGTTGTTTATTATCAGGAACTCCCTATGAAGCCTTTTTAAGACCTACTTAA
- a CDS encoding reverse transcriptase domain-containing protein, whose amino-acid sequence MERIISEFLALHNFQRAWEKVAEKRGCAGLDGETIDGFARNQAMNIYQLRDAVANGSYEPQACKQVIIPKRNGNLRELKIPTVRDRIVQQALLNVLAPIAEENFSPASFAYRPNLSYLNAVEKIADLRDDGYNWVFDADITKFFDNIEHSRLLQQVRLHLDHPGILCLIKSWISVGVLTNEGLVLSQKGIPQGAVISPLLANIYLHEFDEVITATHLQLVRYADDFLVLARTQAEILEAKIEIINLLDSMGLTLNIEKTQVTTFERGFCFLGHGFLDKAIFPVDTNRPKLKSEDEQPPQQNQRKKKLPPSYRQNNRY is encoded by the coding sequence ATGGAAAGAATAATCAGCGAGTTTCTTGCTTTGCACAATTTTCAACGTGCTTGGGAAAAGGTAGCCGAAAAACGCGGATGTGCGGGTCTGGATGGGGAAACTATCGATGGTTTTGCTCGCAACCAAGCGATGAATATTTATCAATTACGCGATGCTGTCGCTAATGGTAGCTACGAACCCCAAGCTTGTAAACAAGTTATCATACCTAAAAGAAACGGAAACTTGCGAGAATTGAAAATACCAACCGTGCGCGATCGCATTGTTCAGCAAGCTTTATTAAATGTGCTGGCTCCAATTGCAGAGGAAAATTTTTCTCCAGCAAGTTTTGCCTATCGTCCGAATTTATCTTATCTTAACGCAGTTGAAAAAATTGCCGATTTGCGAGACGATGGTTACAACTGGGTGTTTGATGCCGATATTACCAAATTTTTTGATAATATAGAGCATTCCAGGTTATTACAGCAAGTTCGGTTGCATCTCGACCATCCAGGGATTTTATGTTTAATAAAATCGTGGATATCAGTTGGTGTTTTAACTAATGAAGGTTTAGTGTTATCCCAAAAAGGGATTCCGCAGGGTGCAGTTATTTCGCCGTTATTAGCGAATATTTACCTGCATGAATTTGATGAAGTTATCACTGCAACTCATTTACAGCTCGTGCGCTATGCAGATGATTTTCTCGTTTTAGCTCGTACTCAAGCAGAGATTTTAGAAGCCAAAATAGAAATCATTAATCTGTTAGATTCGATGGGATTGACACTCAATATAGAGAAAACTCAAGTAACCACTTTTGAACGCGGTTTTTGTTTTCTCGGTCATGGTTTTTTAGATAAGGCTATTTTCCCAGTAGATACAAATCGACCAAAGCTGAAATCCGAAGACGAACAACCACCACAGCAAAATCAACGTAAAAAAAAACTGCCACCATCCTATCGTCAAAACAACAGATATTAG
- a CDS encoding M48 family metalloprotease, with amino-acid sequence MKFKNARGNLAVITIMTLFCFGVFIYGLCASYYGVLLFQQGAFSFIIGLFFLVCIGLPSLYWVISTTYQYFSAVPTYINQRNIRVINPYLLDEKGLYSNEEQWLCTAVRDIAIAENIPKPPVVGIELCDDNANAYAVGATRSYSMVVATTGLIKHLNREQVAAVMAHEIGHIANLDTMAKTLLSAAWGGVMMILFTPMLLVVWYLGRFVALLMLGAGLIYGLFGNWQEAMGFFTGVVIWLVLLMLPSMTQFLVTLLTFWHSRWREYHADAVAARLTSVDAMVSALATLDRLPFQPPKKNREQMSTLWVRVPIKEETGTFHWLKHTHPPIHKRIEALRRGFYIK; translated from the coding sequence ATGAAATTTAAAAATGCTCGGGGTAATTTAGCTGTCATCACAATTATGACGTTGTTTTGTTTTGGTGTTTTTATTTATGGCTTATGTGCAAGTTATTATGGAGTGCTGCTTTTTCAACAAGGTGCATTCAGTTTTATCATTGGTTTGTTTTTCTTAGTCTGTATTGGTTTACCAAGTCTTTACTGGGTTATATCCACCACTTACCAATATTTTTCCGCAGTTCCGACCTACATCAATCAAAGAAATATACGAGTGATTAACCCATATCTACTCGATGAAAAGGGACTATACTCAAATGAAGAACAATGGTTATGCACCGCAGTTCGAGATATTGCGATCGCAGAAAATATACCCAAGCCTCCTGTAGTAGGAATTGAACTGTGCGATGATAACGCTAATGCTTATGCAGTCGGAGCAACCCGTTCCTACTCAATGGTAGTAGCAACCACGGGTTTAATCAAGCACTTGAATCGGGAACAGGTTGCAGCAGTTATGGCTCATGAAATCGGTCATATTGCGAATTTAGATACCATGGCAAAAACCTTACTTTCCGCAGCTTGGGGTGGAGTCATGATGATACTATTTACACCGATGCTGCTGGTGGTGTGGTACTTGGGAAGATTTGTGGCATTGTTAATGTTAGGTGCAGGTTTAATTTATGGTTTGTTCGGAAATTGGCAAGAAGCAATGGGGTTTTTTACGGGTGTCGTAATTTGGCTAGTGTTGTTGATGCTACCATCAATGACCCAATTTTTGGTGACACTATTGACTTTTTGGCATAGTCGTTGGCGAGAATATCATGCTGATGCGGTTGCTGCAAGACTTACCAGTGTTGATGCAATGGTATCAGCCTTAGCAACCCTAGACAGACTTCCCTTTCAACCACCAAAAAAGAACCGAGAACAGATGTCAACTTTATGGGTAAGAGTCCCAATCAAAGAAGAAACAGGTACTTTTCACTGGCTAAAACATACTCATCCACCAATTCACAAACGGATTGAAGCTTTGAGACGAGGATTTTATATTAAGTGA
- a CDS encoding TIGR03985 family CRISPR-associated protein, producing the protein MPKLQLFPHFFILQRLVDGSLNQSQNLITAMRRWVLINWFYGEESNDFDCIQTSGFTFHQWSQDFFNQDFLKLQSSFQSGHPLGNLLEKNYEILRPHHQLCPCYKTTVDWLRFYNFSVDDWLENLQQHIYISEATITKVIRDRLFVKVRKTLQADINCLIVKQCLKYGKSLLYKNNIIYRVEKLPEWLSTKGSNKRQVSSTVVPELSSSELADLAQALDMLTFLDPKLAPIADKISTEVYGTRRVFLHIDYILPEDVQIHVDNLQEQLQENWCEPEIKPILFHYTSARLGAKKCLVYPVCIYYVQRAKYLCAYGVNPRGELNWYNYRLEKIKFLFFVDWKDKIIPSQLLNKYLKNQLPQPEDVEVEMSKTWGFDVNNISRLMLLRFNADYHRRYIQNTVRHETFTRIKSPDKIAEIIRKYAHSDGEAKLLHGILKKYPNDAYYTVMYRDRDYNVMMRLLAWGANVEVLLPMELREQIAQSVRETHKFYDEESRAICTINNR; encoded by the coding sequence ATGCCTAAACTCCAATTGTTTCCTCACTTCTTCATACTTCAACGATTGGTCGATGGTTCCCTCAACCAAAGCCAAAACTTAATTACGGCAATGCGAAGATGGGTTTTAATCAATTGGTTTTATGGAGAAGAAAGTAACGATTTTGACTGCATTCAAACAAGCGGATTCACATTTCATCAATGGAGTCAAGATTTTTTTAACCAAGATTTCTTAAAATTACAATCTTCATTTCAATCGGGACATCCATTAGGAAATTTATTAGAAAAAAATTACGAGATATTAAGACCTCATCATCAACTATGCCCTTGTTATAAAACGACTGTAGATTGGTTGCGTTTTTATAATTTTAGTGTTGATGATTGGTTGGAAAATTTACAGCAACATATTTATATATCTGAAGCAACAATTACGAAAGTTATTCGCGATCGCTTGTTTGTCAAAGTTAGGAAAACACTACAGGCGGACATAAATTGTCTGATAGTCAAACAGTGTCTTAAATACGGAAAATCTTTACTTTATAAAAATAATATTATCTATAGGGTTGAAAAATTACCTGAATGGCTATCAACAAAGGGATCAAACAAGAGACAAGTATCGAGTACCGTTGTTCCGGAGTTAAGTTCTAGCGAACTCGCCGACTTAGCTCAAGCATTGGATATGTTGACTTTTCTCGACCCCAAATTAGCACCTATCGCTGATAAGATTTCTACAGAAGTTTATGGAACTCGACGTGTATTTTTACATATTGATTATATTTTACCAGAAGACGTTCAAATTCATGTTGATAATTTACAAGAACAGCTACAAGAGAATTGGTGTGAGCCAGAGATTAAACCAATATTATTTCACTATACAAGCGCTCGGTTAGGTGCTAAAAAATGTTTGGTGTATCCGGTATGTATTTATTACGTACAAAGAGCAAAATATCTTTGTGCTTATGGAGTGAATCCACGTGGCGAGTTGAATTGGTATAATTATCGTTTGGAAAAAATTAAATTTTTATTTTTTGTTGATTGGAAGGATAAAATAATTCCTTCACAATTATTAAATAAATATTTAAAAAATCAACTTCCTCAACCAGAAGATGTTGAAGTAGAAATGAGCAAGACTTGGGGATTTGATGTTAATAATATTTCTCGCTTAATGCTCTTGCGATTTAATGCTGACTATCACCGACGTTACATCCAAAATACTGTTCGCCACGAGACATTTACTAGAATAAAATCTCCAGACAAGATTGCAGAAATTATTCGCAAATATGCACATAGCGATGGAGAAGCAAAATTATTACATGGAATCTTGAAGAAATATCCTAACGATGCATATTACACCGTCATGTATCGCGATCGCGATTATAACGTGATGATGCGTTTACTAGCTTGGGGTGCAAATGTCGAGGTTCTATTACCTATGGAATTACGGGAACAAATTGCTCAGAGTGTTCGCGAGACTCATAAGTTTTATGATGAAGAAAGTAGAGCGATCTGTACAATAAATAATCGTTAA
- a CDS encoding WYL domain-containing protein: MPLCHFLIGVPGSGKSTLAIELANHGHYIIVSTDEIRSQLYGDATIQGVWSEVETEAIAQISTALQSEKGVIYDATNCKRSFRMDFLQKVSMISRQNLTWVAWYLDTPINICMERNQKRDRVVPQEIIESMSKSLHNFPPIAAEGFAVVDKIDMTAFRPNTQTFQKQLQQRLQLQRRIINHKNRTQHANIVFHRYSKLLDFDRLIHLISLIIEYPGIGNLHATNPSVLESIFGHVPDFNSDIAEIAAIVAKRRGQIYACEDAIAADLQWLGEKGVITYNEQLTVESSVDEPITSTHPYSDTEPFERLIGIIQFILHNPFLPDTSGGSLSTLANALVQAGIIHGDGLATLRKDIEKILKPYKILPDFPMRNGYFSGTGILSKQELIKVFEMLQSQAKSLDDPILLDFYEDFRQRMIQTKLLNSSENVYPVRSIAHHSMINNQYLHGDALANKQLQSQLEEAIASGQLLELNRFTDGGRYAGDERSFFLVYPLQIVFHNLAWYLGYECVGGKEPGLLRFERLDRLFLGRTQNQVRSRQEQEKSLQRLQTLLKASAGLFLGYSVADQRQFLNQDKKKRSEVCVTVELWFNDAIYKFVIEGTKRFARIKMYCPESSTKQKLPPSIFCFKEKTGDKLFPNRFQVILPKWSLNDFDLWRWIVGFGGNVKVIKPPELVNRVREIGREIVEIYDSRLG; encoded by the coding sequence ATGCCCCTCTGTCACTTCCTTATTGGTGTTCCTGGGAGCGGTAAATCAACATTGGCGATTGAACTCGCAAATCATGGTCATTACATTATTGTCTCCACTGACGAAATTCGTTCTCAACTCTACGGTGATGCTACTATACAGGGCGTGTGGAGTGAAGTGGAAACGGAGGCGATCGCACAAATCTCCACAGCCCTACAATCTGAAAAGGGTGTCATTTATGATGCAACAAACTGCAAACGTAGCTTCCGGATGGATTTCTTGCAAAAGGTCTCCATGATATCAAGGCAAAATCTCACCTGGGTTGCATGGTATCTAGACACACCTATAAATATATGCATGGAGCGGAATCAAAAGCGCGATCGCGTTGTCCCTCAAGAGATTATTGAAAGTATGTCTAAATCTCTGCATAACTTTCCGCCCATCGCTGCAGAAGGTTTTGCAGTTGTTGATAAAATTGATATGACGGCATTTCGACCCAATACTCAAACTTTTCAAAAACAGCTTCAACAGCGCCTCCAACTGCAACGCCGCATTATTAACCACAAGAATCGGACGCAACACGCCAATATCGTTTTCCATCGCTACAGCAAGTTACTAGATTTTGACCGCTTAATACATCTTATCTCCCTGATTATTGAGTATCCCGGTATTGGTAATTTGCACGCAACCAATCCTAGTGTGCTGGAGTCTATTTTTGGTCATGTACCGGATTTTAACAGCGATATTGCTGAAATAGCAGCGATCGTAGCAAAAAGGCGCGGTCAAATTTATGCTTGTGAAGATGCGATCGCAGCCGACTTGCAGTGGCTTGGAGAGAAGGGAGTCATTACCTACAATGAACAGTTAACAGTAGAAAGTTCTGTTGACGAACCCATAACATCCACTCATCCGTACTCCGATACCGAACCCTTCGAGCGGTTGATTGGAATTATTCAATTTATACTCCACAATCCCTTTCTTCCCGATACCAGTGGTGGAAGTTTGTCAACCTTAGCAAACGCACTTGTGCAAGCTGGAATTATTCACGGAGATGGTTTAGCAACTCTCCGTAAAGATATTGAGAAAATTCTCAAACCCTATAAAATATTGCCTGATTTTCCTATGCGAAATGGTTATTTTTCTGGTACGGGAATTCTTTCCAAACAAGAATTAATTAAGGTTTTTGAAATGCTCCAGTCACAAGCTAAGAGTCTTGATGACCCAATACTATTAGATTTCTACGAAGATTTTAGGCAACGAATGATACAGACAAAACTGCTGAATTCTAGTGAAAATGTGTATCCAGTCCGGTCTATTGCTCACCATTCCATGATTAACAACCAGTATTTACACGGTGATGCATTGGCAAATAAGCAGTTGCAGTCACAATTAGAAGAAGCGATCGCGAGCGGTCAATTGCTTGAATTAAATCGCTTCACTGATGGCGGTCGCTATGCGGGAGATGAAAGAAGTTTTTTCTTAGTCTATCCCTTGCAAATTGTTTTTCATAACCTTGCTTGGTACTTGGGTTATGAGTGCGTGGGTGGGAAAGAACCCGGATTGCTCAGATTTGAGAGGTTGGATCGTCTGTTTTTAGGTCGAACGCAGAACCAAGTGCGATCGCGACAAGAACAAGAAAAATCTTTACAGCGATTGCAAACCTTGTTAAAAGCCAGTGCGGGATTATTTTTAGGTTACAGTGTTGCTGACCAACGCCAGTTTCTCAACCAAGATAAAAAGAAGCGTTCCGAAGTATGCGTGACAGTAGAACTTTGGTTCAATGACGCAATATATAAGTTTGTTATTGAAGGAACAAAGCGGTTTGCACGGATAAAAATGTACTGTCCGGAGTCCAGTACGAAACAAAAACTTCCCCCATCAATATTTTGTTTTAAAGAGAAAACAGGAGACAAACTATTTCCCAATCGTTTTCAAGTTATATTACCAAAATGGTCTTTAAATGATTTTGATTTATGGCGGTGGATTGTAGGTTTTGGTGGAAACGTAAAAGTTATAAAACCACCAGAATTAGTCAACAGAGTCAGAGAAATCGGTAGAGAAATTGTTGAAATTTATGACAGTAGGTTGGGTTGA
- a CDS encoding C2 family cysteine protease, with protein sequence MFELDSTNHVLNTDKGLGLTPSTHTYRDLVGLSDPNDLNSLSFGGRSSSNLMLNSFSIDEYAPLIEGFDPYVLVNRGEDITGSNFNSVEAGYAQTNWDTYLSPQPVDWFGLTGYSAQPSHEFGNGNSSTQTTDWFSQNLIDPQLITKARTLAADSQFNRNDMMAIFRDAKDGNVIDANELKDLRTLVSNANRFNIPDDVRVLSNKIVNGNAANIKYQGQNLGNLFAGSTGDQMEKLIGKWFLGSDRPTIPTNYTYRQANGYLFQNGVSYQDVKQGGLADCYFMAGLAEVALHSPSKIQSMFTDNGDNTYTVRFYNSGVADYVTVDKYLPTNSSGNFVYAQQAKSDGGNYKDLSNELWVALAEKAYAQVNESGWIGQDNTNSYLGIEYGADNKVITHVTGRNASSSSLDFNSMVNAYKAGNLMGVSSYNSGVASNIAPNHVYVVTNYDSFTQQFTLYNPWGLDGGNYEGKFKPGTIKLSFNELKASFASWSYTT encoded by the coding sequence ATGTTTGAGCTTGATAGTACAAATCACGTGCTAAATACAGATAAAGGTTTAGGTCTGACTCCTAGCACGCACACTTATAGAGATTTAGTTGGTCTGTCCGATCCTAACGATTTAAACAGCTTAAGTTTTGGTGGTCGTAGCAGTTCTAATTTAATGCTCAACAGTTTCTCGATAGATGAGTATGCACCACTGATAGAAGGCTTCGATCCTTATGTTCTAGTTAATAGAGGTGAAGATATTACAGGCTCTAACTTTAACAGTGTAGAGGCTGGATATGCTCAAACGAATTGGGATACTTATTTATCGCCTCAACCTGTTGATTGGTTTGGCTTGACAGGTTATTCGGCTCAACCTAGTCATGAGTTTGGTAATGGTAATAGCTCTACTCAAACCACTGATTGGTTTAGTCAAAATTTGATCGATCCACAATTGATAACAAAAGCAAGAACGCTAGCTGCTGATAGTCAATTCAATCGCAACGATATGATGGCGATTTTCCGCGATGCTAAAGATGGTAATGTCATAGATGCTAATGAATTAAAAGACTTACGCACGCTTGTAAGTAATGCTAATCGCTTTAATATCCCAGATGATGTTCGTGTCTTGTCTAATAAGATTGTCAATGGTAATGCTGCTAACATAAAATATCAAGGTCAAAATCTAGGAAATTTATTTGCTGGTAGCACTGGTGACCAAATGGAAAAGCTCATTGGTAAGTGGTTTTTGGGTAGCGATCGCCCAACAATCCCGACGAATTACACTTATCGACAAGCCAATGGTTATTTATTTCAAAATGGTGTGAGTTATCAAGATGTTAAGCAAGGTGGACTTGCAGACTGCTACTTTATGGCTGGTTTGGCGGAAGTGGCTTTACATTCGCCCAGTAAAATTCAGAGTATGTTTACAGACAATGGTGACAATACATACACGGTGCGCTTTTATAACAGTGGAGTTGCTGACTATGTAACGGTAGATAAGTATTTACCTACAAACTCGTCAGGGAATTTTGTTTATGCTCAACAAGCTAAGTCTGATGGAGGTAATTACAAGGATTTATCTAATGAATTGTGGGTGGCTCTAGCAGAAAAAGCCTATGCTCAAGTCAATGAGTCTGGATGGATAGGTCAAGATAATACCAATTCTTATCTAGGTATTGAGTATGGTGCAGATAACAAAGTTATAACTCACGTTACAGGACGTAATGCAAGTTCTAGTTCTTTAGATTTCAACTCTATGGTCAATGCATATAAGGCTGGTAACCTTATGGGTGTAAGTTCTTATAATTCTGGAGTTGCATCTAATATTGCTCCCAATCACGTGTATGTTGTCACAAATTACGATTCTTTTACTCAGCAATTTACTCTCTACAACCCTTGGGGATTGGATGGAGGTAACTATGAAGGTAAATTCAAGCCCGGTACTATCAAACTTTCTTTCAATGAATTGAAAGCTAGTTTTGCTAGTTGGAGTTATACAACTTAA
- a CDS encoding metal ABC transporter solute-binding protein, Zn/Mn family, producing the protein MSKKLLLTQSLRTLLIALTIGFFGCNNPSQVTNISSVNTATSNELTNNLPRVVATTSVLCDLTKQIARETVNLTCLIPSNSNPLLYEPKPEDGDAIEQAQLILYNGYDFEPNLSKLIRTRNNSGLRVAVAQRAVSKPIKFKVEKKTVVNPYVWHNPKNVVGMVDVVSRNLGKTVPENVSLYNSNAQKIKQELNQLNTWIAARIESIPENHRKLIATRNAMAYYARAYDLGYAVVLRGTNSEGMPTPKRTKALAKYIRKNQIPTLFTETTHNSNAIATVAEQANVRVSERQLFVDSLGEPGTEADTYQKMMVANTRTIVEGLGGTYLMFEPAATK; encoded by the coding sequence ATGTCAAAAAAGTTACTATTAACCCAATCCCTACGAACTCTCCTCATTGCTCTGACTATAGGATTTTTTGGGTGTAATAATCCAAGTCAAGTGACAAACATCTCATCGGTTAATACTGCTACGTCTAACGAACTCACCAACAACCTCCCCAGAGTTGTAGCAACAACGAGTGTGTTGTGCGACTTAACCAAACAAATTGCACGAGAAACAGTTAATTTAACTTGCTTGATCCCCTCAAATTCTAACCCTCTGCTTTATGAGCCAAAGCCAGAAGACGGCGACGCAATTGAGCAAGCTCAACTCATTTTATATAATGGATACGATTTTGAACCAAATTTGAGCAAACTTATTAGGACACGTAATAATTCAGGGTTGAGAGTTGCAGTTGCTCAACGAGCAGTTTCCAAGCCAATCAAGTTTAAGGTAGAGAAGAAGACGGTGGTTAACCCTTATGTTTGGCATAATCCAAAAAATGTAGTTGGTATGGTTGATGTCGTGAGTCGTAATTTAGGTAAAACAGTTCCTGAGAATGTATCATTATACAACAGCAACGCGCAGAAAATTAAACAAGAGCTAAATCAGTTGAATACTTGGATTGCAGCACGAATTGAGAGTATTCCTGAAAATCACCGCAAATTGATCGCAACTCGTAACGCTATGGCTTATTATGCTAGAGCATACGATCTGGGTTATGCAGTTGTGTTAAGAGGTACAAATTCTGAGGGGATGCCAACTCCTAAGCGGACAAAAGCACTAGCTAAATATATTAGGAAAAATCAGATACCAACACTTTTCACAGAAACGACACATAACAGCAATGCGATCGCAACTGTCGCTGAACAAGCAAATGTAAGAGTGTCAGAAAGGCAATTGTTTGTTGATAGTTTGGGTGAACCGGGAACTGAAGCAGATACTTATCAAAAAATGATGGTTGCTAATACGCGAACAATTGTAGAAGGTTTGGGAGGGACATATCTCATGTTTGAACCAGCTGCTACAAAGTAA